A region of Terriglobia bacterium DNA encodes the following proteins:
- a CDS encoding thiol-disulfide isomerase: MSWKGIALATCALGFAAMASSTRATTGTNDGPVTYDKNVLPVLQNHCQTCHRPGEIAPMSFMTYKDTRPWAKAMKDAVLTRKMPPWFADPEYGHFANDKRLGDTDIKTISDWVDGGALEGNEKDKPAPVTFQEGWDLKPDMVIEMPQDIQLPAEGTINYKSILVKVNFPEDRWVIAADLRPGNPQAVHHMRAIVRPPGSTWMKDAVPGVAYEQTDMEVGRQGQGTDLLGKFNPGLGAQDFSLFESAKFVPKGSDIVFSMHYTATHKPTTDRSRLALVFAKEPPKFRYFTSDGPTGGNLAIPAGDSNAEVVSEMTAQADTQLVYLQPHMHLRGKDYEVRLIYPSGKTETVFKAPWDFNWQLGYDLAQPIPIPKGTRIVGIAHYDNSANNKWNPDPAKLVVWGNQNWEEMQNCFMSFLVDPNLKDPKVLFKASGPSLLKRGTSGPTLAALE; the protein is encoded by the coding sequence ATGTCCTGGAAAGGCATAGCCCTCGCCACCTGCGCGCTGGGTTTCGCGGCGATGGCGTCTTCAACGCGGGCCACCACCGGAACGAACGACGGGCCAGTCACCTACGATAAAAATGTCCTGCCCGTTCTTCAGAACCATTGCCAGACCTGTCACCGGCCCGGCGAGATCGCGCCGATGTCGTTCATGACTTATAAGGACACGCGTCCCTGGGCGAAAGCGATGAAGGACGCCGTTCTTACCCGGAAGATGCCGCCCTGGTTCGCCGATCCGGAATACGGCCACTTTGCGAATGACAAGCGGCTTGGCGATACCGACATCAAAACGATTTCGGATTGGGTCGATGGCGGCGCGCTCGAGGGCAATGAGAAGGACAAGCCCGCGCCTGTGACGTTCCAGGAAGGATGGGACCTCAAGCCGGATATGGTTATCGAGATGCCTCAGGACATCCAATTGCCGGCCGAGGGCACGATCAATTACAAAAGCATCCTTGTGAAAGTGAACTTTCCTGAGGACCGATGGGTGATCGCCGCGGATCTGCGTCCCGGCAATCCGCAGGCCGTGCATCACATGAGAGCCATCGTCCGGCCGCCGGGCTCGACATGGATGAAGGACGCCGTTCCCGGTGTTGCTTACGAACAAACTGACATGGAAGTCGGCCGCCAGGGGCAGGGCACCGATCTTTTAGGCAAGTTCAATCCCGGTCTCGGAGCCCAGGATTTCAGCCTGTTCGAATCCGCGAAGTTCGTGCCGAAAGGTTCCGACATCGTGTTCAGCATGCATTACACGGCAACCCACAAGCCCACAACGGACCGTTCCAGGCTCGCACTTGTCTTCGCAAAGGAACCGCCGAAGTTCCGGTACTTCACCTCGGATGGCCCTACAGGCGGGAATCTCGCGATTCCTGCCGGCGACAGCAATGCCGAAGTCGTGTCGGAAATGACGGCGCAGGCGGACACGCAACTCGTCTACCTGCAGCCGCATATGCACCTTCGCGGAAAGGACTATGAAGTCCGGCTGATTTATCCTTCGGGCAAGACGGAAACGGTCTTCAAAGCGCCGTGGGATTTCAACTGGCAGCTGGGATATGACCTCGCGCAGCCGATCCCGATTCCGAAGGGAACCCGGATCGTCGGGATCGCTCACTACGACAATTCGGCGAACAACAAGTGGAACCCCGATCCGGCGAAGCTCGTCGTCTGGGGCAATCAGAACTGGGAGGAAATGCAGAACTGCTTCATGAGTTTCCTGGTCGATCCCAACCTCAAAGATCCGAAGGTCCTGTTCAAGGCATCCGGGCCCAGCCTGCTGAAGCGCGGGACGTCGGGGCCGACGCTCGCCGCTTTGGAGTAA
- a CDS encoding MFS transporter: MKHAAVLDVREFIDEQPFSRYQFLIASLCAMVVFIDGFDAQVMGPVGPSLMAQLHIARSAFGPVISSGTLGMMVGALIFGPLADRFGRKPVLVACALTFGVGSLLTATATSVTQLMGFRIFTGFGMGGAMPNAIALTSEYMPKRSRNSAVMVMFCGFSFGSAFAGWTVAALIRNYGWQAIFRVGGSIPMVVAVLLISFLPESIRFLVLKGGQKPRIFKYLARIAPAMPLPDEVMAGEDEHSGKTFSVRRLFADGRAGVTLLLWVMFFMNLLNLWFLNNWLPTIMTDAGIRVETASLITSLFQIGGLVGALALAGSLGRKLSFGILAITYLAAAVFIFLIGNAGSSIPFLVMTVFASGMGVIGGQTVSNALTADYYPTAIRSTGIGWALGIGRVGSILGPILGGFLLSYGGSASRVFWAAAVPALIATFAAGTVSLINKEVLHEN, encoded by the coding sequence GTGAAACACGCAGCTGTGCTCGACGTGCGGGAATTCATCGACGAACAGCCATTCAGCAGATATCAATTCCTGATCGCCTCCCTTTGCGCGATGGTTGTGTTCATCGACGGTTTCGATGCGCAGGTCATGGGCCCTGTCGGACCTTCCCTGATGGCGCAGCTGCACATCGCGCGCTCGGCCTTTGGTCCGGTGATATCGAGCGGCACGCTCGGCATGATGGTGGGCGCGCTGATCTTCGGTCCCCTGGCGGACCGCTTCGGCCGCAAGCCAGTGCTGGTCGCGTGCGCTCTGACTTTCGGAGTGGGTTCGCTGTTGACGGCAACGGCGACATCGGTCACCCAGCTGATGGGATTTCGGATCTTCACTGGTTTCGGAATGGGCGGCGCGATGCCGAATGCGATCGCCCTGACCTCGGAGTACATGCCGAAGCGTTCGCGCAACTCCGCCGTCATGGTCATGTTCTGCGGGTTTTCGTTCGGCTCTGCCTTCGCGGGCTGGACGGTCGCGGCATTGATCCGGAACTATGGCTGGCAGGCGATATTCCGCGTCGGTGGTTCGATCCCGATGGTCGTCGCGGTGCTGCTGATCAGCTTTCTTCCCGAATCCATCCGGTTCCTCGTGCTCAAAGGCGGACAGAAGCCCCGTATCTTTAAATATCTTGCCCGCATTGCTCCCGCCATGCCGCTGCCCGACGAGGTCATGGCCGGCGAGGATGAGCATTCCGGAAAGACATTCTCCGTGCGCCGGCTGTTTGCCGATGGCCGGGCGGGCGTGACGCTGCTGCTCTGGGTCATGTTCTTCATGAACCTGCTGAATCTGTGGTTCCTGAACAACTGGCTGCCGACCATCATGACCGATGCGGGTATCCGGGTGGAGACGGCCAGCCTGATCACTTCGCTGTTTCAGATCGGCGGACTGGTCGGCGCGCTGGCGCTGGCAGGATCACTGGGCCGGAAGCTGTCTTTCGGAATTCTGGCCATCACTTACCTGGCGGCGGCAGTCTTCATCTTTCTCATAGGAAATGCGGGGTCGTCCATTCCGTTCCTGGTGATGACGGTTTTCGCGTCCGGAATGGGAGTCATCGGCGGCCAGACCGTCTCGAACGCGCTTACGGCCGATTATTATCCGACGGCGATCCGGTCCACCGGGATCGGCTGGGCGCTCGGAATCGGCCGTGTCGGTTCGATTCTTGGCCCCATCCTCGGCGGTTTTCTACTATCCTACGGAGGCAGCGCCAGCAGGGTATTCTGGGCAGCGGCCGTCCCCGCCCTGATTGCCACTTTTGCCGCCGGCACGGTGAGTCTTATTAATAAGGAAGTTCTACATGAAAATTGA
- a CDS encoding GDSL-type esterase/lipase family protein, which translates to MMRALHVSILFVALAGYALAQAPAAGGGRGGAQGRGGGVPVVTGPSAPVPPEVAIPRPTPEELAQVNDAIAKWVASDKSRTAPLLKKFQPLMLLQPPRLNVAATYTQTQQRMGPRHEGFVETAKKGGIDLLLEGDSITDWWVQGDAKKAMFDKYFGQYKTANFAIAGDTTQGVLWGLKNGEGQGFQPKAVMLMVGTNNTGQSSAPEIAEGVGAVVLEMRKDFPNAKILLLAIFPRGLPRDPVRDKIAEVNKIISKLDDRKHVFYMDIGQNFLDEKGVFLPDSFQGDNLHPAPKGYDLWGAAVKSKIAELMK; encoded by the coding sequence ATGATGCGTGCACTCCATGTTTCTATTCTATTCGTGGCGCTGGCCGGTTACGCCTTGGCGCAAGCCCCGGCCGCCGGCGGCGGACGAGGCGGAGCACAAGGCAGGGGAGGCGGCGTTCCCGTTGTCACGGGTCCCTCAGCTCCTGTTCCGCCCGAAGTCGCGATTCCTCGCCCCACTCCGGAAGAACTCGCACAGGTAAACGATGCGATCGCGAAGTGGGTCGCGTCCGACAAGTCGAGGACAGCACCGCTGCTCAAGAAATTTCAGCCGCTCATGCTGTTGCAGCCCCCGCGCCTCAATGTCGCCGCGACATATACACAAACGCAGCAGCGCATGGGACCTCGGCACGAAGGCTTCGTCGAGACCGCGAAGAAGGGCGGCATCGACCTGCTGCTGGAAGGCGATTCGATTACCGACTGGTGGGTACAGGGCGACGCCAAGAAGGCGATGTTCGACAAGTATTTCGGTCAATACAAGACAGCCAACTTCGCCATCGCCGGCGATACCACGCAGGGCGTTCTGTGGGGCTTGAAGAACGGCGAGGGTCAAGGCTTCCAGCCGAAGGCCGTGATGCTGATGGTCGGGACGAACAATACCGGTCAGTCCTCGGCGCCGGAGATCGCGGAAGGCGTCGGCGCTGTGGTGCTCGAGATGCGCAAGGATTTCCCCAATGCGAAGATCCTGCTGCTCGCCATTTTCCCGCGAGGACTGCCCCGCGACCCCGTGCGCGACAAAATCGCGGAGGTGAACAAGATCATCTCGAAGCTGGATGACCGGAAGCACGTCTTCTACATGGACATTGGGCAAAACTTCCTGGATGAGAAAGGCGTCTTCCTTCCCGATTCGTTCCAGGGCGACAACCTGCATCCGGCGCCCAAGGGCTACGACCTCTGGGGAGCGGCGGTGAAGAGCAAGATCGCCGAATTGATGAAGTAG
- a CDS encoding transposase, with product MDLQFVGLTATSTALEVAIRPTGEIWKTQFAEENIEDTIKKLKSLRPKLVVMEALGTVELSVAGVLAIYGLPFAIINPRHVRDFVRAVGRRGRFDRTQAGLLAHFGELVDPEPRPLSKEIVDQLKQLRTRRDNVRGMLLLEREHLTGTDPCLKNDVQRHIDYLEQNIAVLNQKFNRTVLSSPAWR from the coding sequence GTGGATTTACAATTTGTTGGATTAACCGCGACGTCGACAGCGCTCGAGGTCGCGATCCGCCCGACGGGCGAAATCTGGAAAACCCAGTTTGCGGAAGAAAATATTGAAGACACCATCAAAAAGCTGAAGTCTTTGCGGCCGAAGCTGGTGGTCATGGAGGCGCTGGGAACAGTCGAGTTATCTGTTGCCGGAGTTCTGGCAATTTACGGTCTGCCCTTCGCTATCATCAATCCAAGGCACGTTCGCGACTTCGTTCGCGCGGTCGGCCGCCGGGGCCGTTTCGACCGCACACAGGCGGGCCTTCTGGCGCACTTCGGTGAACTCGTCGATCCGGAGCCGCGGCCGCTGTCGAAGGAAATCGTCGATCAGTTGAAGCAGTTGCGAACACGGCGCGACAACGTCCGTGGGATGCTTCTCCTCGAAAGGGAGCATCTGACGGGAACCGACCCCTGTCTGAAAAACGACGTTCAGCGGCACATCGATTATCTCGAACAGAATATCGCCGTACTCAATCAGAAGTTCAATCGCACGGTCCTGTCCAGCCCGGCCTGGCGGTAA